The region cttgtttttaagTCCCCCTTCAGTTCCGACCAATGTTCACGAAGCTCCTGCCACAAAATCCACAGTGGCCTTATAGTGTCTATATAATGACTGACAGCAGGTCcatccaaacacaaacaagcttacttgtataaataaaaatcaactaATGAACCTTTAAGTGTTAGGAAAGTGGGAAGTGATCTCTCTTCATGGCATTATTGTTTCTTATTGCATTGAGAATTAGTCTCTAGCTGTGTGGGAAATATATCTCCCTGTCTTTTGCAGCCAAATCAGAGTAATTTATTTCGCATTAGTGGTCCAAAGATCGGTGCTGTTGGCATTAATCCTGAAAACTCTCTGTTTTAATGAACTCTTTAAGCGAATAACTGGAATTTGCTCCTGtttggttgtgtccatgttcagtattgaatgtctttgtcatgtcccactccacagtggtgcttaatatgaagctcatatgaaagtagacactcagagctttaagaatttgtagtttattataagtatttatgtttttacctagcctactaggggcaatatattcatagagaataattggggggcacggtggcttagtggttagcactcacacctccagggttgggggttcgattcccgcctccgccttgtgtgtgtggagtttgcatgttcttcccgtgcctcgggggtttcctccgggtactccggtttcctcccccggtccaaagacatgcatggtaggttgattggcatctctggaaaattgtccgtagtgtgcgattgatgtgaatgagagtgtgtgtgtgccctgtgatgggttggcactctgtccagagtgtatcctgtcttgatgcccgatgatgcctgagataggcacaggctcccgtgacccgaggtagttcggataagcggtagaaaatgaatgaatgaataatataaattttatcattttatcatcaAAGTTTATCATTTGAAGGTGTTATCTCCAACAACTAAAagtctgtgtaaggttatcgaTTTCCATTCCAGCAACAgcacaccagtgtactggtagAAAGGGTTAAAAGGTAGTTACTGTAGAGAGCATATTGTAAATGAAGCACAATGCtgacattatatattatgtgtaaaataaaatgccatGGACATACACTAATGCTTGTCTGCACATCATAAAGGTCAAGGTTCCTGACGATGTAGTCCACTACGGCGTCCTCCAAACTCTCAGGACCCACATGTGAAGGGGAAAGGGTTTTCCTCACACGCAGCTTAAACTGACGATACGCCAATTTAGCTGCCAGAAATGATTCCTGTTGGTTCAGCGGTAAGGCCAGTCAGTATTTATTCTTTGTGCATCATGTACATCATGTGCAATAAGAATATGCAGTAAGTAAAAAATTGACATAATTAGACAAAAGCAAGACGAATTTCATACAAACATTTGACGTTACTCATCATGCCAGAGTCAAGTAACTGTTACTTCGTACCGTAGCAGCAATGAAGATGATCCTCTGCACTGTCTCCAAGTCGTCGATGTAGCGGCGGAGGAGGCTCTGGGCCTCCAGCCGTTCGATGGCATACAGGTCAGAGAAGCGAGATACAAGCCGTGCATGGCGAGATGAGCTGGTGAGCTGGGCACGTGTTGGAGATTCACTCCTCACAGGACTGCTATTACGACTGCGTCGAGGAAGAGGACTGGGAGAGCGACTCCTCACCAGCCTGAGACATGGAGGAAGTAAATCATCAGTTACCAGTCTGCCAATCTGTGACTAGAACATGATAGATTTTAAATTAGAACATTGCATAGGTGATAACCaagtgtgggtgtgcgtgtctTACCTTTCCTGTAGCATGGATTTCTCAGCAGTAAGAAAAGTGACTTCATCTCTCATTAATCTGACCTGCCTCTCATAGTCCTCCATCACGTCCAGCTTCTTCTTATAGAGGTCCACCTGATCATAGGCCGTCCGCAATCTGCACCAATACGCAACACACTTTATTAACAGGAATCCCTATGTAAAGGTGTTCTCCGCTCTTAAAAGGAAGTGAAACCGTTCAACAATGAAGACAGGAGTTTCTCCTCCTGACAGCTTTTGTTTTCAGAGTACAATTACTGACTCTATACCTTCTCTTTGTTGCTAGATTTTTTAGCCCCCTTTCTGACTCGTCTATCAATGGAACAGGTCCAAAGTTGTTCAGGTATTATGTGGGTGGAGGACGATTGTAAGCATGGCATGACGTAGTAGTATCTGAGGCACTGGTATAAATGTAAGCGATATGGCAGCATTGTTGGTTGTTTTTAAACACTCGAAGCTCGTATACTGAAGAGATCATCATGACATGCCTGAAATCAGGGGTGAGGAACAATATTGAGAATTTACAGTGTCAAAATTCTCCTCAGTTAAAAGTGGACGTATCCAACTCAAAGTATACGTGACTTCCGGCAACATGAGAGACAGTATGTtgagaaaagttgaactttttgcgAATACGAAGCATCTCGGTGCAGCAAAAACCAATGGGAGTAAAGACAGTAGAGGTCACATGACCTGTTACAGTGAGCACACTGCTTCTCCATCATCTCGTATGATATGATTTGgataaacactgctgaattttatacacaaacaacaaaatctcCATTTctccagaaagaaaaacataatcttttctttttgctatGGCAACCGGTAGTGGGAACGTCTAATGAAGACTTCATAGTACAGAGACTGGAGACTTACTCAGTTATTTTTGACCTATACCTGTTAATCTCATATCACCAGCACCACCCATTTCAGTGTTACGTTACTGCTATTATGAGATTCTGTATGTAAAAAAATCCGTATATGGTAGATGGCTAGTGAATGTACAGTACTATGGCAGGCACACAAGAATATCCATGAACAACCTTATAAATATTAAGCTCAAAATGCtctaaacatgaataaattcaAGAAATCACCCTGATTTGGTGCAAAAATGTATTAtcttatataatatatctaCTTGATTGTCTTCTGATTAGTGGACATCATGTAACCTACTCTGCTTTCAGGTGTAGTATCTCATCTTCTGTGGCAAGAAGAGTAGTCGCTGACCTGTTTTTGGTGGAATCCAGTTCGATCTTAGCATCAGCAAGTCTGagaaaacataaaatacaaGCGTATATATGCCATGACCTATTACTGACTACTAATCTAGCTTCTAGTATAACTCGGGTAAGTGTTTTGGGTACAGCAGCAGTGAGTGCTGAAGCGTAGCCTTGTCTGCTAGGTGAATGGAACTGTTACTGATACTGACTGCTGTTTTACAGAGTCCAGCTCTATCCGTGTGGAGCAGAGCTGGTCCTCAATCTTCTGCATGTCACTCTCATGGGAAAATGACAGCTCACGGATCCTTCGCTCCTTCTCCACATTGTcctaatcaacacacacacttacggcatttagcagacacccttatccagagtggcttacaataaatacaactgagcaattgagggttaatgtccttgctcagcagtggcagcttggtggacttgggattcgaactcatgaccttccggtcagtagtccgacaccttaaccactaggctaccacatcccgcaCACAGTAAGAATATTACACACAGGCGATGTCCAAACACAGGGGGATAATAAAAACTGGTTTTATTCGACATTGACAGcgaacattaataaacattactgTAAATACACCAGAGTTAGCCAAAGGCTATTTTTCATCTGTAGTCCCTGGACAGAATGCTTCAATGTCACcctaaaaattctaaaaattaaaatgattataaaattaaaaatgcagaGAAAGTAAAGCATCCTCTAAAACAGACAAGATCATTCTGCACCATCTAATGAAAGTACTTGGAATATTAAAGCACAAATTGAGAAGTGACCTGAATAAGATTGAGACTGGTGCCTGGTGAGACAGAGGCACTTGGCATGGTGAAGCATGTTCCAAGCCAGGGCAGCAAGCGAGATTTAAGAGTGTCCACTCCTGCATAGTGACCTCCTGAGGAAGtaaacagcaggaaaaaaaaaaaaacagagatgttCCTGCAGTTTATTACAATAGTCAAGCAAATGTTGGCTAATACAGACATCTAAATTGCTTTTAGTCTTCTTAAAACCGGTGTTtttaaaaggtaaataaaatagGACCAGAAAGAGTCTATAACATCTCACAAATGTTGCAAGGCAAAGCTTCAGTGTCCGTCTGGATTTGTACCTTCTTGTGCAGTAAGGTTGAGTATAGTGAACAGCTGCCCCTGGATATTAGAGGTGAGCTCCACTAGCTCACAGCACCGGTTTAGGTTCTGGTCACATGAGATCACCTGTGAGAACAGCTCAATATGATCCAGTACTGATCAGACAATCACATTGTAGGATCTTGATTTCTCTTTTTAGACCACCAAACATTCACGATAGAGCTTTTTTAATGGCTGTCACACCAGTGAGTAAATAAGTGAGTAACCCCTGCTAAAAAACAGCTACAGGCTGAGGTCTTCAAGTTGGTAGACTACAATGAACACCTTTAGTATGACCATTAAAAGCACATGAGAGCACAAGAGCATGGGGCCGACTCAgcgttccagttcatctcaaaggtgGTCAGTGAGGTTGAGGccagggctctgtgtaggaccTTTAAGATCTTCTactctaaaacaaaaacatgctgcACAATCATGTGCTGCAAACAGATTTTGAGAAGGCCCATGTagaggtgtgatggtcaggtgtccacatatttaTGCCTGTATAGAGTATGTTTGCCAGGAGCTATTTTCCAGCTTCCTTATTGCTTGATTAAATTGATCAACAAAACCTCACAGAAGCTGCTAGAAGATTCAGCAGTAACAGAACTTGAGAAATCTTCgctatattttcatttcattttccctTTAGCATGTTTTAGTGAGCTAAGTGGTACatctagttgttttttttgtttgtttttagacaCAGAAGTCAGTGTGAGGACTTTACAACTCCAGACTCATTCACTACCGAGTCTGAGGCATAGAGGTTGGTTTTATTGAAACCCTGGATGGTTGTGTGGTTGCCCTGACTACCAGCGTCCATAGCAACCTATCTTTGCCAATAAATCCAAACATTCCATTGAAAGGTTTGTTGGTTTTTGCCCAGTCAGAACTTTTGTCGTAGTTACATCTTGATAAATTGTTGTTATCATCACTAAATGCATTAATTGTAAGTAAGCTAAACACCACAGTGCTTCATACCAGACCAGATCACACTTCTTTCACATAAATTTAACCCATGACCATTTAGACTACACTGTGAATTAACCTTAAAATGATGTGCATGAATGAACTTACATGATAATCTTTGTACCAGGTTTCTAGCTTTTGCTGCAAGACACTGTAGGATGAAGTGTTCACCAGCCTCCGCAACGTGTCTGCCATATTACACAGTGTCTAACTTGCCTTTAATCTTGTTAAAGACTTCAAGATGTCCCAGAGAAAAAACACTGCACTTCTTAATCCGTTGCAAGTCTACACGACAGCTGCCCTCCTGCCTTCgtggacacacacatagacatacacacatgcacacacacacacactatcctgCACTTGCCGTTGGATAGTATGCTACGGACTCTCTTTAGTTGTAGCAACAGTGTTACTTGTCCCACCCCCAGGCTCTGAGTGCTCAAAGTTGTCTACTTCCTGTGAAAGACTTGAGGTGTTCTAAAGAAGACACTGTTATTTTAGAGCGGGTGTTAGATGTCGGAGTTTGTTTACATGTATGTGGTGGAGTGTTGTTTAATCTAGTTCCCCTGTTAAACTGAACCCCTGTTAAAATAACCCCTGTGTGTATATCTCTTCCAGCTACATACATGTTACAGTTAAATCTATAAGACTAACAAATGATACTGTTCGGAAATTTCCAAGTTGAAGGAAAAGTTCATACCATATTCTCAAGTTGTATGGCTTACCCTTTTGTCAAGAGCAACTGAAAGCCAACTGAATGACATTTATTCATACGGAGCACACATTTTCATCCTCAATTACATGCTTAAATCATTATATATTTGTACCATattctttttatgaatagctcaAGTATCAATATAAGCGTGcaatttaaataacaatatatttaattaaaataatttaatttttgagcattattattattgttgttgttgtttttgttgttattattattattattattatagctttttttttattctagtttTTGGGGTCTCACAAAAAAGGCAGAATTTGAGTCTTACACTCACTGCATTGCTGTATATGTAAGCTGGGTGTAAGTGGCCAGTGAATGTATATACAAGAAATCAAAAATACAgccatatgaaaaaaaaatctaaattatgaATTTATCATATACTTGCAATAAACAAAATGGAACAAACTACCATTTTGgtacaaaacattttatatgatACCTTATGCAAAAATCCTTTAGgtacactttctctctctcactcattttttaccgcttatccgaactacctcgggtcacggggagcctgtgcccccGTGACCTGACgtaatctcaggcgtcatcgggcatcaaggcaggatacaccctggacggagtgccaacccatcgcagggcacacacacactctcattcactcacgcaatcacacactacggacaattttccagagatgccaatcaacctaccatgcatgtctttggaccgggggaggaaaccggagtacccggaggaaacccccgaggcacggggagaacatgcaaactccacacacaaggcggaggcgggaatcgaacccccaaccctggaggtgtgaggcgaacgtgctaaccactaagacaccgtgctcCCCTCCTTTATGTACACTATATTCAGAATTCCAGAATTccatcccaaagatgttcagtggggttgaaaCAGAGTCAGTGCTCTGTGccggacactcgagttcttctactccaaaaaacaaaaacatactaCACAATCACGTGCCTGCAACAAGTTTGGTGAAGGTCCacgtatgggtgtgatggtcaggggtccAAATATTTATGCCAATAGATCATAGATTACAGCCCTGACTCTGATTCAACCCTGAGCACCATTGGAATGAACTGACTGCAGTGCACCACatacccaacatcagtgtctaatCTCACCATTGAATGATCACAAATTCCCAAGGACACACttcttcattcattattaacagaaaatgagaactaaatctggaatgcAATGTTCAACAAGAAGATGTAGATGTGATTGTCAAGTGTCCActaacttttggccatatagtgtaaatAACCCTCTATAAGCCTCAGGATAAACATGTTGGCTTTGCTATATTGGGGTTTCCCATTTCTGGAAAGCCCAGTACAGGCTCATAAGAACCAGCCTCTTATGTCACAGACCAAACCATTCAAAACGTGCCTAAAATGTATCTAACAGTCTGATTTATGAGGATGACCCTATCTTATATGGAGCCCTTAGTATATTACTATGTGTgaagttttaaatattatagCTGTTGTAGTACAATTGCtataatttttgtaatttagTGGTCGGTTCCCCCTGCGTTTACCCAGTGGAACATTCCAGTGTGTGCTCGGCTCTGACAGACCCAGGACAGTGAGGGAGGGTCAACATGGCGTCCGAGCAGGTCTGTTTATAAAGCGTAATAACCTGCTTTATCACATTCATCCTTTAGCTTTTAAACGTTGAATGATTATCTGTAGGTGTAAAAATGTAGTGAAGCAGAAGAAGTACCTTTAAGCGTTTGCGGTTTTCTGTATAATTCGTGTTCGTATCGTTTATGGGGAAATATACTTATTTCATAAACGGTGTCTATATTTAGGTATTTTCCGTCGACTGGTGGATCTGTTTCTTCCCGAATACAAAGTGTATAATCTTATCAGGTATTGTCTAGAAGGCAGAAACGGTGCGGTGTTTATTTTTAGTCCGACCGTTACTCGGTTGTCTGtttgcagagagacagagtggcGCGTGCAGCATTCCTGTGTGGCtctgatggacagacagatagacagacagatagatagacagacaggcaggcagatagatagacaggcagatagacagacaggcagacagatagatagatagacagacagatagatagacaggcaggcagacagatagatagacaggcagacagatagatagatagacaggcaggcagatagatagacaggcagatagatagacagacaggcagacagatagatagacaggcagatagatagacagacagacagatagatagatagacaggcagatagatagatagacaggcagacagatagatagatagacaggcagacagatagatagacagacaggcagacagatagatagacaggcaggcagatagatagatagacaggcagacagatagatagacagacaggcagacagatagatagacaggcaggcagatagatagatagacaggcaggcagatagatagacaggcagacagacaggcagacagatagatagacagacaggcagacagacagatagatagatagacaggcagacagatagatagacagacagacagatacatagacagacaggcagacagatagacagacaggcagacagatagatagatagacaggcagacagatagatagatagacaggcaggcagatagatagatagacaggcaggcagatagatagatagacaggcaggcagatagatagacaggcagacggatacatagacagacaggcagacagatagacagacaggcagacagatagatagacagacaggcagacagacagatagatagatagacaggcagacagatagatagatagacaggcagacagatagatagacaggcagacagatagatagacaggcagatagatagacaggcagacagatagatagatagacaggcagacatagatagacagacaggcagacatagatagacagacaggcagacagatagatataaagacagacaggcagacagatagatagacaggcaggcagatagatagacaggcaggcaggcagatagatagatagacaggcagatagatagatagacaggcatagatagatagatgacacataccgatagatagatagaaagaaagcaagaactTTAGTGTCATTGCATgatacaggtacacagcaacgaaatgcagtttctCATCTAACAGAAGTGCAAAGaatagcaattgtgcaaatagacacgtgcagataaatatgtaaacatatgtacagcatgtaatatatataaatatatatatgttaacaTATGTACAACCTctaatatatattatgttatatatattatgtaatatatatggGGGGCatggaggcttagtggttagcacgttcgcctcacacctccagggttgggggttcgaaaaattgtccgtagtgtgtgattgtgtgagtgaatgagagtgtgtgtgtgtgccctgtgatgggttggcactccatccagggtgtatcctgccttgatgcccgatgacgcctgagataggcacaggctccccgtgacccgaggtagttcagataagcggtagaagatgagtgaatgaatgaatatatatatgtaaacatatgtacaacaGCAGTGCAtagatgtgtggacattgttgaaaagtacaagtaaaatGGTATGATTACATACGCCCATTTTCGACAGTCCCAATTAATTCACTCCGATTCTGAAAGTACTGTTACTTTATGGTCCCTAAGCATTACAGTGTGATTCAAACTTTGGTTTACATGCATAACGTATATATCGGAATGAGTCTGCCGCCACGTTCACACCACTTCACTGTGCAAAGGAATTATTTAAAACCGGTTTAGAAAGCTGTCGCATTTGGTCACATGGATAATTACTGGATTGTTTCAAATGTCACCACCATCTTTCGCTGTAGGAATGGTATTAGCCAGTATTGAAAATCCCTTGTTTTGCCAGACTTAATGCCTGCAGTTCGGCCGAAAGGGTTCATATCTGTATCAGATCAGATAATCATTTTCCTTGAGTCAGTATAAGTGTTTACCACATGCCTTTTATTCAGGAATGGCTTCTGTCTTGCCAGTCTACCATAAAGAACCTGACTGATGTGGTATTTCTGATATGGTTGTATTTCTGGCAGGTTCTCTGATCACTGCAGAGGTCTTCTGAATCTTAAGCCATTGGGCAACATCCCTGACCAAAGGGCCTTCTAGCCTGGTTACTGAATTCTGACTTCAtggcttgttttgttttggtctgATGTGTACTGTGAATTGTGGGACTTCATGCACACAAGTGTGTGCCTTTCTAAATCATGTCCAGTGTGTCCTAAGTGGACTCTAGTCACGTTCAAGAGACATCTCGTGATAATCAACGAAGTAAGGATGTGTCTCGGGTCAATTTAGATTGAGGTTTTTCTTCTTTAGCCATTTTGATGTTGATTTGCTGGAGTGTGCTGGCCAATCCTGGAGCACCTTGACCTCCTTTGCTTTCAGGAACTTTGATGTGGAGGCTGAAGTATGAGAAGGAGCGCCATCCTGCTGAAGAATTTGCCCTCTCCTGTGGTATGTATTGGGCAGCAAGAATGTCTTGATACCTCAGGCTGTTGATGTTGCCATCCACTCTGAGGATCTCTCACACGCCCCCATACTGAATATAACCCCAAACCCTGATTTTTCCTTCACCAAActtgactgttttctgtgtgaatcttgGGTCCATGCGGGTTCCAATAggtcttctgcagtatttgTGAAGGTTGGGATGCAGTTCAATAGATGATTCATCGGAAAAATCAACCttctgccacttttccacagtCCATCCTTCCTGCAAGCTGTGGGCCTTGGCTAAAGCAACACGATTTTTTAGTTGTCTTCTGTTTAATGCTGGTTTCTGGTGACCAGTTGTTATATACAgcactgtgcaaaagttttaggcaggtgtgaaaaaatgctgtaaacaaagaatgctttcagaaatataaataatgagtgtttatttctgtcaatttacaaaatgcaaagtgagcaaacaaaagctTTTGCCTTCAGACCAGCATGAAGCGATGGCAcaacccccacagagccctgatctcaacatcatcgagtgtgtctgtgattacatgaagagacagaaggatgtgagaaagccgacatccacagaagatctgtagTTAGTTCTCcgagatgtttggaacaacctaccagccgagttccttcaaaaactgtgtgcaagcgtacctagaagaattgctgctgttttgaagacaaagggaggtcacaccaaatattgatgtgatttagatttttcttttgtttattcactacattttgttcatttatgaaaataaatgtttaacacttccattttttgaaagcattctttgtttacagcattttttcacacctgcctaaaacttttgcacagttctGTAGCTCAGCTGGCCCTGTACTGTCGAACCAACAAACGGTCCTCTCGAACAGTTGTCTTACGGGGTCTACCTGACCTGGGCCTGTCATGAACTTCGGTTTCTTCAGATCTTTTTCTTATCCTCTCCACTTGACGTTTAGATACATTAAAGCTGTAGCAGGAGACTTGGTCTTCAGGCTCTTAATGATCAGCACTTTGGTCTGTGGTTGAATCTTTGACATGCTGTCAGAGGTCAGGATGCATTTGAAATGAAGGTTGGATGTGCTGGGGTTCTTCTTCTACACACCTGGAtatgtgttaattacagtattCCTCACAGGTGACGCTCTAATCTGTGATTTGGTTGAATCCTTTAGAGatgtgacaagacttttgtctaagcaaagtctgacctttctgtcctaattaaataataaaagtcaaggcatgataagattttattttagtaaaataaGCGTAATCTAGAGGCCTTTGCCATTCATATGAGCaacttctgattccaaatgatcaactagaagtcaagttattatttgttgttcctacaacttggataggcgacaagACTTCGTAGGTTTGATGGTCAAGTGTCTAGATACTTTTAGCCATGTAGTGcattttaaattgttaattatcattattcattcattcattcattcattttctaccgcttatccgaactacctcgggtcacggggagcctgtgcctatctcaggcgtcatcgggcatcaaggcaggatacaccctggacggagtgccaacccatcacagggcacacacacacacacacacactctcattcactcacacaatcacacactacggacaattttccagagatgccaatcaacctaccatgcatgtctttggaccgggggaggaaaccggagaacccggaggaaacctccgggaggtgggaatcgaacccccaaccctggaggtgtgaggcgaacgtgctaaccactaagccaccgtgacccccttaaTTG is a window of Tachysurus vachellii isolate PV-2020 chromosome 3, HZAU_Pvac_v1, whole genome shotgun sequence DNA encoding:
- the spata18 gene encoding mitochondria-eating protein, whose protein sequence is MADTLRRLVNTSSYSVLQQKLETWYKDYHVISCDQNLNRCCELVELTSNIQGQLFTILNLTAQEGGHYAGVDTLKSRLLPWLGTCFTMPSASVSPGTSLNLIQDNVEKERRIRELSFSHESDMQKIEDQLCSTRIELDSVKQQLADAKIELDSTKNRSATTLLATEDEILHLKAELRTAYDQVDLYKKKLDVMEDYERQVRLMRDEVTFLTAEKSMLQERLVRSRSPSPLPRRSRNSSPVRSESPTRAQLTSSSRHARLVSRFSDLYAIERLEAQSLLRRYIDDLETVQRIIFIAATESFLAAKLAYRQFKLRVRKTLSPSHVGPESLEDAVVDYIVRNLDLYDVQTSISDVINSMNVNPRISFPPEVDFMLISSFIREMCRIAFDMQTLDPPLDLAFSSDGELYNDIKYRRSYDSEFTAPLVAYHVWPALMEGDKVIVKGEAVTRRGALWRSRSRSSSPVRSRSGSPSRTLMSSRSRSPSPGRLSASRL